Proteins from one Desulfomicrobium macestii genomic window:
- the argB gene encoding acetylglutamate kinase yields the protein MSQEALRAAFLLEALPYIREFYGQTIVIKYGGHAMKDEALRKSFALNIQLLRYIGVNPVIVHGGGPQIGNMLKQLGITSEFRQGLRVTDDATMDVVEMVLVGKVNKEIVNLINTQGGRAVGLSGKDGRMIWAQKLEMAVERADAPPEIIDLGNVGEVVAVDTSVISSLQAANFIPVIAPVGVDEEGHTYNINADSVASAVAVAVGAKKLILLTDVPGVLDKKGELISSMTLHQAVHALEQGVVTGGMIPKIKCCLEAVDGGVSKAHILDGRVENVILLEMFTQGGIGSEITSK from the coding sequence ATGTCACAAGAAGCCTTGAGAGCCGCCTTTCTTCTGGAGGCGCTGCCTTATATCCGCGAGTTTTACGGCCAGACCATCGTCATCAAATACGGCGGTCACGCCATGAAGGACGAGGCCCTGCGCAAGAGTTTCGCCCTGAACATCCAGCTTTTGCGCTACATCGGCGTCAATCCGGTCATCGTGCACGGCGGCGGGCCGCAGATCGGAAACATGCTCAAGCAGCTCGGCATCACCTCCGAGTTCCGCCAGGGTCTGCGCGTCACCGACGACGCGACCATGGACGTGGTCGAGATGGTACTGGTGGGCAAGGTCAACAAGGAGATCGTCAATCTGATCAACACCCAGGGCGGCCGGGCCGTGGGCCTGTCCGGCAAGGACGGGCGGATGATCTGGGCCCAGAAGCTGGAGATGGCCGTGGAGCGCGCCGACGCGCCGCCCGAGATCATCGACCTTGGTAATGTCGGTGAGGTTGTGGCCGTGGACACGTCGGTCATCAGCTCCCTGCAGGCCGCCAATTTCATTCCGGTCATCGCCCCGGTGGGCGTGGACGAGGAAGGGCACACCTACAACATCAACGCCGACTCCGTGGCCAGCGCCGTGGCCGTGGCCGTGGGCGCCAAGAAGCTCATTCTGCTGACCGACGTGCCCGGCGTTCTGGACAAGAAGGGCGAGCTCATCTCCTCCATGACCCTGCATCAGGCGGTGCACGCCCTGGAGCAGGGCGTGGTCACGGGCGGCATGATCCCCAAGATCAAGTGCTGCCTGGAGGCCGTGGACGGCGGCGTGTCCAAGGCTCACATCCTGGACGGCCGGGTGGAGAACGTCATCCTGCTCGAAATGTTCACCCAGGGCGGTATTGGTTCGGAGATCACGAGCAAATAG
- the hslU gene encoding ATP-dependent protease ATPase subunit HslU, whose protein sequence is MNTLTPREIVSELDKYIVGQNQAKRMVAIALRNRWRRRQLDPELAEEIAPKNILMIGPTGVGKTEIARRLARLAGSPFIKVEATKFTEVGYVGRDVESIIRDLMEIGVNLVRQEEEASVRIRAEVSAEERLLDLLLPTKPLESAGVDYIGPESQAADSTREKLRQLWRAGKLDDRLVEVEVSAGGGVQVMGVPGMEGMEMQMQDMFSKVFPKKKKTKKVAVKNAYDILIQSECERLIDMDKVHETARERVQESGIVFLDEIDKICGGNSSGKADVSREGVQRDLLPIVEGSTVNTKYGMVRTDHILFIAAGAFHMSKPSDLVPELQGRFPLRVELSALTRDDFYRILTEPQNALTVQYKALLGTEKIEIAYTDEALREIARFAQKINEETENIGARRLYTIMEKIVSDLSFEAPDMDAATVTIDRDYVKAALHDVQEDRDLTRYIL, encoded by the coding sequence ATGAATACATTGACCCCCCGTGAGATCGTGTCCGAGCTGGACAAATACATCGTCGGCCAGAACCAGGCCAAACGCATGGTCGCCATCGCCCTGCGCAACCGCTGGCGCCGTCGTCAGCTCGACCCCGAGCTGGCCGAGGAGATCGCGCCCAAGAACATTCTCATGATCGGCCCCACAGGCGTGGGCAAGACCGAAATCGCCCGGCGTCTGGCCCGGCTCGCCGGTTCCCCGTTCATAAAGGTCGAGGCCACCAAGTTCACCGAGGTCGGCTATGTGGGGCGCGATGTGGAATCCATCATCCGCGACCTGATGGAGATCGGCGTCAACCTCGTCCGCCAGGAAGAGGAGGCGAGCGTGCGCATAAGGGCCGAGGTTTCGGCCGAAGAGCGCCTGCTGGACCTGCTTTTGCCCACCAAGCCGCTGGAATCGGCCGGGGTCGATTACATCGGCCCCGAATCCCAGGCCGCTGACTCCACCCGCGAGAAGCTTCGCCAACTGTGGCGGGCGGGCAAGCTCGACGACCGCCTGGTCGAGGTGGAGGTCTCCGCCGGAGGCGGCGTGCAGGTCATGGGCGTGCCGGGCATGGAAGGCATGGAAATGCAGATGCAGGACATGTTCTCCAAGGTCTTCCCCAAGAAAAAGAAGACCAAGAAGGTGGCTGTAAAGAACGCTTACGACATCCTCATCCAGTCCGAGTGCGAGCGCCTCATCGACATGGACAAGGTGCACGAGACCGCCCGTGAGCGGGTCCAGGAATCGGGCATCGTCTTTCTGGACGAGATCGACAAGATCTGCGGCGGGAACAGTTCGGGCAAGGCCGACGTTTCGCGCGAGGGCGTGCAGCGCGACCTTTTGCCCATCGTCGAGGGCAGCACCGTCAACACCAAGTACGGCATGGTCCGCACCGATCACATTCTCTTCATCGCGGCCGGAGCCTTTCATATGTCCAAGCCTTCGGATCTGGTGCCCGAGCTGCAGGGGCGTTTTCCCTTGCGTGTCGAGCTTTCGGCCCTGACCAGGGATGATTTCTACCGCATCCTGACCGAGCCCCAGAACGCGCTGACCGTGCAGTACAAGGCGCTGCTCGGCACGGAAAAGATCGAGATCGCGTACACCGACGAAGCACTCCGCGAAATCGCGCGTTTCGCCCAAAAGATAAACGAGGAGACCGAGAACATCGGCGCGCGCAGACTTTACACCATCATGGAGAAGATCGTCTCCGACCTGTCTTTTGAAGCCCCGGACATGGACGCCGCGACGGTGACCATCGATCGGGATTACGTAAAGGCGGCCCTGCACGATGTGCAGGAGGACAGGGATCTGACGCGCTACATCCTGTAG
- the hslV gene encoding ATP-dependent protease subunit HslV has product MQEMRGTTILAVKDDKGVSVAGDGQVTLGQAIAIKHGARKVRRLYRDRIVCGFAGSTADAFTLFEKFEAKLEEFGGNLVRASVELAKDWRSDKYLRRLEAMLLVADAENILMLSGTGDVIEPDDGVAAIGSGGAYAMSAARALRRHTDLPAEDIVRKSMAIAAEICVYTNDHIIFETVTRNS; this is encoded by the coding sequence ATGCAGGAAATGCGCGGAACAACTATTCTGGCGGTCAAGGACGACAAGGGCGTTTCCGTGGCCGGCGACGGTCAGGTCACGCTGGGCCAGGCCATCGCCATCAAGCACGGAGCCCGCAAGGTCCGGCGTCTGTATCGTGACCGCATCGTGTGCGGTTTTGCCGGGTCCACGGCCGACGCCTTTACGCTGTTCGAAAAATTTGAAGCGAAACTTGAAGAATTCGGCGGAAATCTGGTCCGCGCCAGCGTGGAGCTGGCCAAGGACTGGCGCAGCGACAAGTATCTGCGCCGTCTTGAGGCCATGCTGCTGGTGGCCGATGCCGAGAACATCCTCATGCTCAGCGGCACCGGGGATGTCATCGAACCCGACGACGGAGTGGCCGCCATCGGCTCCGGCGGGGCCTACGCCATGTCCGCTGCCCGCGCATTGCGCCGCCACACGGACCTTCCGGCCGAGGACATCGTGCGCAAATCCATGGCCATCGCGGCCGAGATCTGCGTGTACACCAACGACCACATCATCTTTGAAACCGTGACCAGGAACTCCTGA
- a CDS encoding response regulator — translation MKPQDPLSPAGRGIKKPGTTEQAAQESEIRYRLLADVTMEGILIHHGGIITDCNPALLRLLGYGYEELTGKSFLDIAVFEDDLVTARENMTREHTSPYCIRLKKKNAEIFFSEIEARNFMIGGETFRVLAIRDITEHKKIQDALTKSESQHRIIFENAPLGMILFNNEGIIVDCNESCVRLMGSSREKLIGFNTALQSTPRMRETIAKALAGEAAVFEGEYTSVTGGLKRYLHVIFNPITPGQNPTGVIATLEDITARKKVEDNLRHSLSLLDATLESTTDGILVVDSNGAITKWNRNFLELWHLPHDLANMRDERSLLANIIEQVPHRQEFEAGVRELYAHPEETSFDQIELLDGRIFERYSLPQKIEDRIVGRVWSFRDITHRRHTEDKLHNYAQQMALKNLELDAALAKAENATQAKSDFLANMSHEIRTPMNGVIGMTGLLLDTPLDETQRRYAEAVRSSGEVLLSLINDILDFSKIESGKMELEILDFGLRALLDDFASISAIKAEEKGLEFICSADQNVPDRLSGDPGRLRQVLNNLTTNALKFTQRGEVDVRVSLTRDAADNAPPSSSAQSVTLLFSVRDTGIGIPEDKLDRLFQSFSQVDASVTRKFGGTGLGLAISRQLAELMGGEVGVQSTEGRGSTFWFTARLETAANQDNLMPISADLHDRRVLVVDDNATNREILLDRFMSWGMRPDEAMDGPEALRLLYAALAENDPYSLAILDMRMPGMDGETLGRVIHSDPKLQKTRTVIMTSLGQRGTARRFRDAGFSAHLSKPLLHGELQTCLNLVMAANISEDLITRHAAREAAKCALTTFTAHKFRILLAEDNITNQQVALGILSKLGLRADAVANGAEAVSALENIPYDLVLMDVQMPEMDGFESTCVIRDPSSPVRDHDVPIIAMTAHALPGDKQKCLRAGMNDYISKPLSPKSLSLVLGKWLPIRDDEAGIPTCAVKKKEDKRPLIWDKKAMLERLLDDEQLAKEILAGFAEDISLRIAGLKRGLEDNDLATASLHAHSIRGAAANLGAGILQDAAKDMERCCMENDAGNFKTCVESLENSIDCLLKEIALRENQT, via the coding sequence ATGAAACCGCAAGATCCCCTTTCGCCTGCCGGTCGCGGCATCAAAAAACCAGGAACTACGGAACAGGCTGCGCAGGAAAGTGAAATCCGCTATCGCCTGCTTGCCGATGTCACCATGGAAGGAATACTGATCCATCATGGCGGAATCATCACGGACTGCAATCCCGCGCTGTTACGCCTTTTGGGATACGGATATGAAGAACTGACCGGAAAAAGCTTCCTGGATATTGCGGTTTTCGAAGATGACCTGGTCACCGCTCGCGAGAACATGACAAGAGAGCATACCAGTCCGTATTGCATCAGATTGAAGAAAAAGAACGCGGAGATCTTCTTTTCGGAAATCGAAGCCCGCAATTTCATGATCGGCGGCGAAACGTTCCGGGTGTTGGCCATACGGGACATTACCGAACACAAGAAGATCCAGGACGCGCTCACGAAAAGCGAGTCCCAGCACCGCATAATCTTTGAAAACGCTCCGCTGGGCATGATTCTCTTCAACAACGAGGGGATCATTGTCGATTGCAACGAATCCTGCGTCCGCCTCATGGGCTCATCGCGCGAAAAACTCATCGGTTTCAACACGGCGCTTCAAAGCACGCCCCGGATGCGCGAGACAATCGCGAAAGCCCTGGCCGGGGAAGCAGCGGTCTTCGAGGGCGAATACACGTCCGTCACCGGAGGGTTGAAAAGATATCTGCATGTAATTTTCAATCCCATCACGCCCGGACAGAACCCCACCGGAGTCATCGCCACCCTTGAAGACATCACCGCCCGCAAAAAGGTGGAGGACAACCTGCGGCATTCCCTGTCGCTCCTCGATGCTACCCTGGAATCGACCACCGACGGCATCCTGGTGGTCGACAGCAACGGCGCGATAACGAAATGGAACCGCAATTTCCTTGAACTCTGGCATCTTCCGCACGACCTGGCGAACATGCGCGACGAACGCTCGCTGCTTGCCAACATCATTGAACAGGTGCCCCATCGGCAGGAATTTGAAGCCGGAGTCCGGGAACTGTACGCACATCCCGAAGAGACAAGCTTTGATCAGATCGAGCTTCTGGATGGACGCATATTCGAGCGCTACTCGCTGCCCCAGAAAATCGAGGACCGGATTGTCGGACGGGTGTGGTCGTTTCGCGACATTACCCATCGCCGGCACACCGAGGACAAGCTGCACAACTATGCCCAGCAGATGGCCCTGAAAAACCTGGAACTCGATGCCGCCCTGGCCAAGGCGGAAAATGCCACCCAGGCCAAAAGCGATTTTCTGGCCAACATGAGCCACGAAATCCGCACGCCCATGAACGGGGTCATCGGCATGACGGGCCTGCTCCTGGACACGCCCCTGGACGAAACTCAGCGCCGCTACGCCGAAGCCGTCCGCTCCAGCGGCGAGGTGCTGCTCAGCCTGATCAACGACATCCTGGACTTCTCCAAGATCGAGTCGGGCAAGATGGAGCTTGAGATACTGGACTTCGGACTGCGGGCATTGCTCGATGACTTCGCGTCCATAAGCGCCATCAAGGCTGAAGAAAAAGGGCTCGAATTCATCTGCTCGGCGGACCAGAACGTGCCGGATCGCCTCTCCGGCGACCCCGGCCGCCTGCGCCAGGTTTTGAACAATCTGACGACAAACGCCCTCAAGTTCACCCAAAGAGGCGAGGTTGACGTGCGCGTCAGCCTGACCAGGGATGCCGCGGACAATGCGCCCCCCTCCTCTTCCGCACAGTCAGTCACCCTTTTGTTTTCGGTCCGCGATACCGGAATCGGCATTCCCGAGGACAAACTGGACCGCCTGTTCCAGAGCTTCTCGCAAGTGGATGCCTCGGTCACCCGCAAGTTCGGCGGCACGGGACTGGGGCTGGCCATTTCCAGGCAACTGGCTGAGCTCATGGGCGGCGAGGTCGGCGTGCAGAGCACCGAGGGGCGCGGCTCCACCTTCTGGTTCACGGCCCGGCTTGAAACCGCCGCGAATCAGGATAACCTGATGCCCATCTCTGCCGATCTGCACGACCGACGGGTGCTTGTCGTGGACGACAACGCGACCAACCGGGAAATTCTGCTGGACCGTTTCATGTCCTGGGGAATGCGCCCGGACGAGGCCATGGACGGCCCTGAAGCCCTGCGCCTGCTTTACGCGGCCCTGGCCGAGAACGACCCCTACAGCCTGGCCATCCTGGACATGCGCATGCCCGGCATGGACGGCGAGACCCTGGGCCGGGTCATCCACTCGGATCCGAAACTTCAAAAAACGCGCACGGTCATCATGACCTCCCTTGGCCAGCGAGGCACCGCCAGGCGATTCAGGGACGCCGGTTTTTCGGCGCATCTCTCCAAGCCCCTGTTGCACGGCGAACTGCAGACCTGCCTCAACCTGGTCATGGCCGCAAACATATCCGAAGACCTGATCACGCGGCACGCGGCCCGTGAAGCCGCTAAGTGCGCATTGACCACGTTTACCGCCCACAAGTTCCGCATCCTCCTGGCCGAAGACAACATCACGAACCAGCAGGTGGCCCTTGGAATCCTGAGCAAGCTGGGCCTGCGCGCCGACGCCGTGGCCAATGGAGCCGAGGCGGTCAGTGCTCTGGAAAACATCCCCTACGATCTGGTGCTCATGGACGTGCAGATGCCGGAAATGGACGGATTCGAAAGCACCTGCGTCATCCGTGATCCATCTTCCCCGGTCCGCGACCACGATGTGCCGATCATCGCCATGACCGCCCACGCCCTGCCCGGCGACAAGCAAAAATGCCTCCGGGCGGGCATGAACGATTACATTTCAAAGCCTCTCTCCCCAAAGTCCCTGTCGCTGGTCCTCGGCAAGTGGCTGCCGATCAGGGACGACGAAGCAGGAATTCCGACTTGTGCGGTCAAGAAAAAAGAGGACAAAAGGCCGCTCATCTGGGACAAGAAGGCAATGCTCGAAAGGTTGCTGGATGACGAGCAACTGGCCAAGGAGATCCTGGCAGGCTTTGCGGAGGACATTTCCCTGCGCATCGCAGGCCTGAAACGCGGACTGGAAGACAACGACCTGGCAACGGCATCCCTGCACGCACACAGCATCCGCGGCGCGGCCGCGAATCTGGGAGCTGGAATTCTGCAAGATGCCGCCAAGGACATGGAAAGGTGCTGCATGGAAAACGACGCCGGAAATTTCAAAACCTGCGTTGAATCGCTCGAAAATTCCATCGATTGCTTGCTTAAGGAAATAGCCCTGCGTGAAAATCAAACTTGA
- a CDS encoding recombinase family protein has protein sequence MLDNSNVAPGKNKTLRCAIYTRKSHEEGLEQEFNSLDAQRESAEHYIEAQRMRGWTALPDRYDDGGFSGGNMERPGLRRLLADIDAGKIDVIVVYKVDRLSRSLLDFMKMIDLFNEKGVSFVSVTQHFSTTDPTGRMFLGILITFAQYEREVIAERIRDKVAAAKRRGKYCGGVPILGYDVDRDNKKLLVNPDEARTVQYIFRRFIQIGSAKKLGQELNEQGYRTKAWTTKKGKVREGSEWNTAHIYRLLNNRIYIGEIAHKDRSYPGEHEGIIDRATWDKVQAILEDNKPVKVSMARTKMVAPLKGVIRCGHCGCSMGPTYARKNGRHYTYYICQKDSKRTVSRCPLKRIPAGDIEQAVIEQLSAVFRTPTLVAKTYFAARDIEQAERERLFKQKAQLEMELSQAREQALELMKPGNDQPGKTEMLTTVNRQAVELSKQLTHVSERCKAYQGNSITEQDVSEAFQNVEGFWEDLFPVERNRLIRLLVDKVEIRETGIDMELRTNGLTTLIAELAGLACEVTERRASR, from the coding sequence ATGCTTGATAACAGCAATGTCGCGCCGGGCAAAAACAAGACCCTGCGCTGCGCCATTTACACACGCAAGAGTCATGAGGAAGGGCTCGAACAGGAGTTCAACTCGCTGGATGCGCAACGGGAATCGGCGGAACACTATATCGAAGCTCAGAGGATGCGGGGCTGGACGGCTCTGCCGGATCGCTATGACGATGGTGGTTTCTCGGGCGGGAACATGGAGCGTCCGGGGCTGCGCCGCCTGCTGGCGGACATCGACGCCGGGAAGATCGATGTGATCGTCGTCTACAAGGTCGACCGGCTGTCCCGCTCGCTGCTGGACTTCATGAAGATGATCGACCTCTTCAACGAGAAGGGTGTCAGCTTCGTCTCGGTCACCCAGCACTTCAGCACCACCGATCCCACCGGCCGGATGTTTCTCGGCATCCTGATCACCTTCGCCCAGTACGAGCGGGAGGTCATCGCCGAACGTATCCGGGACAAGGTGGCGGCTGCCAAGCGCCGGGGGAAATACTGCGGCGGCGTACCCATCCTCGGATACGACGTCGACAGGGACAACAAGAAGCTGCTGGTCAACCCAGATGAAGCCAGGACGGTGCAATACATCTTCCGCCGGTTCATCCAGATCGGCTCGGCCAAGAAGCTGGGCCAGGAATTGAACGAACAGGGATACCGTACCAAGGCCTGGACCACCAAGAAAGGAAAGGTGCGCGAGGGCTCCGAATGGAACACCGCCCACATCTACCGGCTGCTCAACAACCGGATCTATATCGGCGAGATCGCCCACAAGGATCGCAGTTACCCCGGCGAGCACGAAGGGATCATCGACCGGGCGACTTGGGACAAGGTGCAGGCCATTCTGGAGGACAACAAACCGGTCAAGGTTTCCATGGCCAGAACCAAAATGGTCGCCCCGCTGAAAGGCGTCATCCGCTGCGGCCACTGCGGCTGCTCGATGGGGCCGACCTACGCCCGCAAAAACGGCCGCCATTACACCTATTACATCTGTCAGAAGGACAGCAAGCGGACCGTGAGCCGGTGCCCGCTCAAACGGATTCCCGCCGGGGACATCGAGCAGGCGGTAATCGAACAGTTGAGCGCCGTGTTCCGCACACCGACGCTGGTGGCCAAGACCTACTTCGCGGCCCGGGACATCGAGCAGGCAGAGCGGGAGCGGTTGTTCAAGCAGAAAGCCCAACTCGAGATGGAACTGTCGCAGGCGCGGGAGCAGGCACTCGAATTGATGAAACCCGGCAACGATCAGCCGGGCAAGACCGAGATGCTGACGACGGTCAATCGCCAGGCGGTCGAGCTCTCGAAACAACTGACCCATGTGAGCGAGCGCTGCAAAGCCTACCAGGGGAACAGCATCACGGAACAGGACGTTTCGGAGGCCTTCCAGAATGTCGAGGGCTTCTGGGAGGACCTTTTCCCGGTGGAACGAAACCGGCTCATCCGCCTCCTGGTGGATAAGGTCGAGATCCGCGAGACCGGAATCGACATGGAGCTGCGCACCAACGGGCTGACAACGCTCATCGCCGAGCTTGCCGGTCTGGCATGCGAAGTCACTGAACGGAGGGCAAGCCGATGA
- a CDS encoding DUF2924 domain-containing protein, which produces MNELQNAATGGKNQDRTRNSVLRQMALLQSMSLEQLREKWLDLYGEEPPQYKKQFLIKRLAYRIQELFYGGLSEQAKVHLQQAAKEDPVATVNRRIPEERKSNEAILPGTRLVRVWNDRRYEVIVLADGYEFEGRTFRSLSAVAREITGTRWNGKVFFGLKKVYGRKVEGGSDA; this is translated from the coding sequence ATGAATGAGTTACAGAACGCCGCCACAGGCGGCAAGAATCAGGACCGAACCCGAAACTCGGTCCTTCGGCAGATGGCCCTGCTGCAATCCATGTCCCTGGAGCAGCTCCGGGAAAAATGGCTCGACCTCTACGGCGAAGAGCCGCCCCAGTACAAGAAGCAATTCCTCATCAAGCGGCTGGCCTATCGCATCCAGGAGCTTTTTTACGGTGGGTTGTCGGAGCAGGCCAAGGTCCATCTTCAGCAGGCCGCCAAGGAGGACCCGGTCGCCACTGTCAATCGACGCATCCCAGAGGAGCGGAAATCAAACGAGGCGATCCTGCCCGGGACCAGGCTGGTGCGGGTATGGAACGACCGGCGCTATGAGGTGATCGTCCTTGCCGATGGCTACGAGTTCGAAGGCCGCACCTTCCGGTCGCTCAGCGCGGTGGCCAGGGAGATCACCGGGACCAGGTGGAACGGCAAGGTCTTTTTCGGACTGAAGAAGGTTTACGGCAGAAAAGTCGAGGGAGGTTCGGATGCTTGA
- the lexA gene encoding transcriptional repressor LexA, which yields MGKAKTDEITPLQRKTLEAICRFVDAKGFPPTVKELSEIFEISPASAHDRINQLVRKGYLKREDGKSRGIAVARRPSEMAASLVSVPVVGMVAAGCPILAEANIIGQVLVESNVVRSGQHFALRAVGDSMVGAGINDGDLIIVRQQPIAEDGDIVVALLNNEATVKRLKIKDELIELVPENPEVRKIQIRPEDDLRVLGKVVAVRHKQGR from the coding sequence ATGGGCAAAGCGAAGACGGATGAGATAACGCCGTTGCAGCGGAAAACGCTTGAAGCGATATGTCGTTTTGTCGATGCCAAGGGCTTCCCTCCAACGGTGAAGGAACTGAGCGAGATCTTTGAAATCAGCCCGGCGAGTGCCCACGACCGGATCAACCAACTGGTGCGCAAGGGATACCTGAAGCGAGAGGACGGGAAGTCTCGCGGCATTGCCGTCGCCCGCCGTCCCAGCGAGATGGCTGCCTCCCTGGTTTCAGTACCTGTAGTGGGTATGGTGGCGGCTGGCTGCCCCATCCTGGCTGAGGCGAACATCATCGGCCAAGTACTGGTCGAATCGAACGTCGTTCGTTCCGGTCAGCACTTCGCACTCCGTGCGGTGGGTGACAGCATGGTCGGTGCCGGTATCAACGATGGTGATTTGATCATCGTGCGGCAGCAGCCCATCGCCGAGGACGGAGACATCGTTGTCGCGCTGCTCAACAACGAGGCGACTGTCAAGCGCCTGAAAATCAAAGACGAGCTCATCGAATTGGTGCCCGAGAACCCGGAGGTAAGAAAGATCCAGATCAGGCCGGAGGATGATCTTCGCGTGTTGGGTAAGGTCGTTGCCGTTAGGCATAAACAAGGGAGGTAA
- a CDS encoding sigma-70 family RNA polymerase sigma factor, protein MVSQNSYDGIDKYAADLIRHKARQLVGKAGFTEDDRPDLEQELMIDLLQRMRHFNPAKAKKTTFMARIVERHISTILEARFAQCRDWRLCQTSLNEPLDNGEGNTTERIDFLDSEGSLGGGTRETRERLAHEIRMDLDRAIASLPEELRDLCVRLHDSTMAEIAREMGIPRTTLYDRLSKLREAFSEAGLTDYL, encoded by the coding sequence ATGGTTTCTCAGAATTCTTACGACGGCATCGACAAGTATGCCGCCGACCTCATTCGGCACAAAGCACGTCAACTCGTAGGCAAGGCCGGATTCACCGAGGACGACAGACCCGACCTCGAACAGGAACTGATGATCGATCTGCTGCAGCGGATGCGGCATTTCAATCCCGCCAAGGCCAAGAAGACCACCTTCATGGCCCGGATCGTCGAACGTCACATCTCCACCATCCTGGAGGCCCGGTTCGCCCAATGCCGGGACTGGCGGCTCTGCCAAACCTCACTCAACGAACCCCTCGACAACGGCGAAGGCAACACCACCGAGCGGATCGACTTCCTGGACAGCGAGGGCTCCCTGGGAGGCGGCACCCGCGAGACAAGGGAGCGTCTCGCCCATGAGATCCGCATGGACCTCGACCGGGCCATCGCCTCGCTGCCGGAAGAGCTCCGGGATCTGTGCGTGCGCCTGCACGACAGCACCATGGCCGAAATCGCCCGGGAGATGGGCATTCCCAGAACCACCCTCTACGACCGGCTGAGCAAGCTGCGGGAGGCTTTCAGCGAGGCTGGCCTGACCGACTACCTGTGA
- a CDS encoding PD-(D/E)XK nuclease family protein gives MSELMTTTYSMWRLFRNCRMACKWRYIDELVPLERDPNLAFGSVIHDCLECWHGERDLAKVLDHIDRTYPNRAQDDHQQADWHLARAMMSAYAEHYPAEKFEVVALEKTFEGPIVNPATGAMSRSFILAGKVDGIVRQDGQYFLLEHKTASQIDASYLERLWTDFQIILYAWYLEQTLGITVSGIIYNVLVKAKLRQGKGETETEFEARRADLIAKSKTGKSSAKRKLPEDDDTFQQRLQEKYLEPGMFHREVLYISRDQFEELRAELWELSKAMLDARRRNTFYRNTSYCFQYGRPCAYFQLCRSGGNPNVIENHFQRIAPHEELRDGAGEDAAPVF, from the coding sequence ATGAGCGAGCTGATGACCACCACCTATTCCATGTGGCGGCTGTTCCGCAACTGCCGCATGGCCTGCAAGTGGCGCTACATCGACGAGCTGGTGCCGCTTGAGCGCGACCCCAATCTGGCCTTCGGCTCGGTCATCCACGACTGCCTGGAGTGCTGGCACGGCGAGCGGGATCTGGCCAAGGTCCTCGACCACATCGACCGGACCTATCCGAACCGGGCGCAGGACGACCATCAACAGGCCGACTGGCATCTCGCCCGGGCCATGATGAGCGCCTATGCGGAACACTACCCGGCCGAAAAGTTCGAGGTCGTCGCGCTCGAGAAAACCTTCGAAGGTCCCATCGTCAACCCGGCGACCGGTGCCATGTCTCGCAGTTTCATTCTCGCCGGGAAGGTGGACGGCATCGTCCGTCAGGATGGCCAGTATTTCCTACTGGAACACAAAACCGCCTCGCAGATCGACGCCAGCTACCTGGAGCGGCTGTGGACCGATTTCCAGATCATCCTCTACGCCTGGTACCTGGAGCAGACCCTCGGCATCACGGTCAGCGGCATCATCTACAACGTCCTGGTCAAGGCCAAGCTGCGCCAGGGCAAGGGTGAGACCGAGACCGAATTCGAGGCCCGCCGGGCGGATCTGATCGCCAAGTCGAAAACCGGCAAGAGCAGCGCCAAGCGCAAGCTGCCGGAGGATGACGACACCTTCCAGCAGCGGCTCCAGGAGAAGTACCTCGAGCCGGGCATGTTCCACCGCGAGGTGCTCTACATCTCCCGCGACCAGTTCGAGGAACTGCGGGCGGAGCTGTGGGAACTCTCCAAGGCCATGCTCGACGCCCGTCGGCGCAACACCTTCTACCGCAACACCAGCTACTGCTTCCAGTACGGAAGGCCCTGCGCCTACTTCCAGCTCTGCCGCTCGGGCGGCAACCCCAACGTCATCGAAAACCATTTCCAACGGATCGCCCCGCACGAAGAGCTGCGGGACGGAGCCGGTGAAGACGCCGCTCCGGTGTTTTGA